From Actinopolymorpha cephalotaxi, one genomic window encodes:
- the yaaA gene encoding peroxide stress protein YaaA: protein MLILLPPSEGKAAPGRGRPVDLDSLSLPELTPARTKVLDALAGLCGDTERTDEAMAVLGLSASQRGEVERDARLRDAPTLPAARLYTGVLYDALDLASLGAVQRRRAQRFLLVCSGLWGAVRLRDRIPAYRCSMTVRLPGVGPLGAFWRESMPAAIAGAAGRGLVLDLRSSAYATAWTPTGELAGRTATVRVLQETRPGDASSRTVVSHFNKATKGRLVRDLLNSDDTPRRPADLVEVLRGLGYQVEAERPERGRPWPLDVVVTSV, encoded by the coding sequence GTGCTCATCCTGTTGCCGCCCTCGGAGGGCAAGGCCGCCCCCGGCAGAGGACGTCCGGTCGACCTGGACTCGCTGTCGCTGCCCGAACTCACCCCGGCCCGTACGAAGGTCCTCGACGCGCTGGCCGGTCTGTGCGGCGACACGGAGCGGACCGACGAGGCGATGGCAGTGCTCGGGCTGTCCGCGAGCCAGCGCGGCGAGGTCGAACGCGACGCGCGCCTGCGCGACGCGCCGACGCTGCCGGCGGCCAGGCTGTACACCGGAGTGCTGTACGACGCACTCGACTTGGCCTCGCTCGGGGCGGTACAGCGTCGCCGGGCGCAGCGCTTCCTGCTGGTCTGCTCCGGCCTGTGGGGCGCGGTCCGGTTGCGTGACCGCATTCCGGCGTACCGCTGCTCGATGACGGTCCGGTTGCCCGGCGTCGGCCCGCTGGGCGCCTTCTGGCGGGAGAGCATGCCGGCCGCGATCGCCGGTGCTGCCGGCCGCGGGCTGGTGCTGGACCTGCGCTCCTCGGCGTACGCCACCGCCTGGACGCCCACCGGCGAACTGGCCGGGCGCACCGCGACCGTGCGGGTGCTGCAGGAGACGCGGCCCGGCGACGCCTCCAGCCGTACCGTCGTCAGCCACTTCAACAAGGCCACCAAGGGCCGGCTGGTCCGCGACCTGCTGAACAGCGACGACACCCCACGCCGCCCCGCCGACCTGGTCGAGGTGCTGCGGGGGCTGGGCTACCAGGTCGAGGCCGAGCGCCCCGAGCGCGGACGTCCCTGGCCGCTGGACGTCGTGGTCACCTCCGTCTGA
- a CDS encoding TIGR02611 family protein: MSAYRHTDHGEGVADGRQAVAPPRPDRHSVEGVADNSENDTENDTPPGSDDRGSADHEGHQPQSEHDGEHRDGPDGERNGEHDGEHDSEHDGEHGKKHRPWRRIRWHHRARRRIRRHPTLNATWRGAVFVVGVLLIVAGLVMFIAPGPGWLTVILGLAVLATEFAWAHRTLEWSKDKARAAGEKAMDPKARRRNLLIGAGVVVLVAAAAAAWVVTQGWPGPVVSAWEWVRSLR, translated from the coding sequence GTGAGCGCCTACCGACACACCGACCACGGCGAGGGTGTGGCCGATGGACGGCAGGCCGTCGCGCCTCCGCGCCCCGACCGGCACAGCGTCGAAGGCGTCGCCGACAACTCCGAGAACGACACCGAAAACGACACGCCGCCCGGGTCGGACGATCGGGGATCAGCCGACCACGAAGGCCATCAGCCGCAGAGCGAGCACGACGGCGAGCATCGGGACGGACCCGACGGCGAGCGCAACGGTGAACACGATGGTGAGCACGACAGCGAGCACGACGGTGAACACGGGAAGAAGCACCGGCCCTGGCGCCGGATCCGCTGGCACCACCGCGCGCGCCGCCGCATCCGCCGCCACCCCACGCTCAACGCCACGTGGCGCGGCGCGGTGTTCGTGGTCGGCGTACTCCTCATCGTCGCCGGGCTCGTCATGTTCATCGCGCCCGGTCCGGGTTGGCTGACGGTCATCCTCGGACTCGCCGTGCTGGCCACGGAGTTCGCGTGGGCGCACCGGACTCTGGAGTGGTCGAAGGACAAGGCCCGCGCCGCCGGTGAGAAGGCGATGGACCCGAAGGCCCGCAGGCGCAATCTCCTGATCGGCGCCGGCGTGGTGGTGCTCGTCGCCGCTGCCGCCGCTGCCTGGGTGGTGACGCAGGGATGGCCCGGCCCGGTCGTCTCCGCCTGGGAGTGGGTCCGGTCGTTGCGGTAG
- a CDS encoding SsgA family sporulation/cell division regulator yields the protein MDALPASITHALPLRLIDGTGAALRLTAELRYDAADPYAVDAVFHTGEPRGVRWVFARELLSEGLFRPTGDGDVHVSPLVDETGRAIVLIELRSPDGEAVLHAPADGLATFLQSTYSLIPPGEESGHVDLDLLVEELRRSSGPAV from the coding sequence ATGGATGCACTCCCCGCTTCGATCACGCACGCGCTGCCGCTTCGTCTCATCGACGGAACGGGAGCCGCGCTGCGGCTGACCGCAGAGCTCCGATACGACGCCGCCGACCCGTATGCCGTCGACGCGGTGTTCCATACCGGCGAACCCCGCGGTGTCCGCTGGGTCTTCGCCAGGGAACTCCTGTCCGAAGGTCTGTTCCGTCCCACCGGTGACGGTGACGTGCACGTTTCGCCCCTCGTGGACGAGACGGGCCGCGCCATCGTGCTCATCGAGCTCCGCTCCCCCGACGGGGAGGCGGTGCTCCATGCTCCGGCGGACGGCCTCGCGACCTTCCTGCAGAGCACGTACTCGCTGATCCCCCCGGGTGAGGAGAGCGGGCACGTCGACCTCGACCTGCTGGTCGAGGAACTGCGTCGCAGCTCCGGCCCGGCGGTCTAG
- a CDS encoding aminotransferase class IV: protein MRVWVDDRLVEDPYAPALAPLDHGVTVGDGVFETLKVVAGRPFALTRHLDRLARSANGLGLTGLDLAAVRRGVSAVLDAWDQPDGRLRITVTGGPAPLGSERGDQGLTLMVAIADLAARPDSTALATVPWPRNERGALAGLKTTSYAENVVALAHARERGATEALFANTVGNVCEGTGSNLFVVLGGEVYTPPLSAGCLAGVTRALVLEWCGAYEKDLPMSALEEAEELFLTSTTRDVQAVNSLDGRKLTAPGPVTARVMAEFARAAADRIDP, encoded by the coding sequence ATGAGAGTTTGGGTCGACGACCGCCTCGTCGAGGATCCGTACGCACCCGCGCTGGCTCCGCTGGACCACGGCGTCACCGTCGGCGACGGTGTGTTCGAGACGCTCAAGGTCGTCGCCGGCCGGCCGTTCGCACTCACCAGGCACCTGGACCGGCTGGCCCGCTCCGCGAACGGCCTCGGGCTCACCGGGCTCGACCTGGCCGCCGTACGCCGCGGCGTCTCGGCCGTCCTGGACGCGTGGGACCAGCCCGACGGCCGGCTGCGCATCACCGTCACCGGCGGGCCCGCGCCGCTCGGGTCCGAACGCGGCGACCAGGGGCTGACCCTGATGGTGGCGATCGCCGACCTGGCGGCCCGCCCCGACTCCACCGCACTGGCCACCGTTCCGTGGCCGCGCAACGAGCGCGGCGCCCTGGCCGGGCTGAAGACGACGTCGTACGCGGAGAACGTCGTCGCGCTCGCCCACGCGCGCGAACGCGGCGCGACCGAGGCGTTGTTCGCCAACACCGTCGGCAACGTGTGCGAGGGGACGGGCTCGAACCTGTTCGTCGTACTCGGCGGAGAGGTCTACACCCCGCCACTGTCGGCGGGCTGCCTGGCCGGCGTGACCCGCGCCCTGGTGCTGGAGTGGTGCGGGGCGTACGAGAAGGACCTGCCGATGAGCGCGCTGGAGGAGGCGGAGGAGCTCTTCCTCACCTCGACCACCCGCGACGTGCAGGCGGTGAACTCACTGGACGGGCGGAAGCTCACCGCTCCCGGTCCGGTGACCGCGCGCGTGATGGCGGAGTTCGCCCGCGCGGCGGCCGACCGGATCGATCCCTGA
- a CDS encoding CapA family protein → MGGRGRPGRALSARAKELVSYAVVGALALGAGCSAPPGAGQGRPAGGASWVSAPAGSGTTHTPAGTSRKPHTPAARVTPPHAREPITLSFAGDIHFQNQLRPRLANPGTALAPLRPELSGADLTVANLETAITTRGRAEDKRYRFRAPPSAFAAVAAAGIDVVTMANNHAVDYGPVGLRDTLAAAAHAPVAVVGIGSDATQAFAPYVTRIRGTTVAVIGADAVPDPTTRHFAADDDSAGIAVAVRPDRLVAVVRAARRNADVVVVYLHWGQERVGCPTSDQRELARRLAEAGADVVVGSHAHIQLGAGKLDGTFVAYGLGNFVWYSRNSRRESTTGVLTLTMEGRSVRGARWTPGRVGADGLPRFTAGDQAERLRREFADLTGCTGLGRIGTPPV, encoded by the coding sequence ATGGGGGGTCGTGGACGGCCCGGGCGGGCGCTGTCTGCCCGGGCGAAGGAGCTCGTGTCGTACGCCGTCGTAGGGGCACTCGCCCTGGGCGCGGGGTGTTCCGCACCGCCGGGCGCCGGCCAGGGCCGACCGGCCGGCGGCGCCTCGTGGGTCTCGGCGCCGGCTGGCTCGGGGACGACTCACACCCCGGCCGGCACGTCACGAAAGCCCCACACCCCGGCGGCCCGGGTCACGCCTCCGCACGCGCGGGAGCCCATCACGCTGTCGTTCGCCGGCGACATCCACTTCCAGAACCAGCTCAGGCCGCGGCTGGCGAACCCGGGGACCGCGCTGGCTCCCCTGCGACCGGAGCTGTCCGGTGCCGACCTCACCGTCGCGAACCTGGAGACGGCGATCACCACCCGTGGCCGGGCCGAGGACAAGCGCTACCGGTTCCGGGCGCCGCCGAGCGCCTTCGCCGCGGTGGCCGCCGCCGGGATCGACGTGGTGACGATGGCCAACAACCACGCTGTCGACTACGGGCCGGTCGGGCTGCGGGACACCCTCGCCGCGGCTGCGCACGCTCCGGTGGCCGTGGTCGGCATCGGGTCGGACGCCACCCAGGCGTTCGCGCCGTACGTGACCCGGATCCGGGGTACGACGGTCGCGGTGATCGGCGCGGACGCGGTGCCGGACCCCACCACCCGGCACTTCGCCGCGGACGACGACAGCGCCGGAATCGCGGTGGCCGTACGGCCGGACCGGCTGGTGGCCGTCGTGCGGGCGGCCCGGCGTAACGCGGACGTGGTGGTGGTCTACCTCCACTGGGGCCAGGAACGGGTCGGCTGTCCCACCTCCGACCAGCGCGAGCTCGCCCGGCGGCTCGCCGAGGCCGGAGCCGACGTCGTGGTGGGCAGCCACGCGCACATCCAGTTGGGCGCGGGGAAGCTGGACGGCACCTTCGTGGCGTACGGCCTGGGCAACTTCGTGTGGTACTCCCGGAACAGCCGGCGCGAGTCGACGACAGGTGTGCTCACCCTGACCATGGAGGGGCGGTCGGTGCGCGGGGCTCGCTGGACGCCGGGCCGGGTCGGCGCAGACGGGCTGCCCCGATTCACCGCCGGTGACCAGGCTGAACGCCTGCGCCGGGA